The Erythrobacter aurantius genome includes a window with the following:
- a CDS encoding DUF1570 domain-containing protein, which yields MIHRLFAVLAILASPLVVSSPASAAWHKAESDRFVIYSDSRAEDLEGFAELLERYHVALELETGRTVPVPSPSNRLTIYMVGTRDDLRDIYGGGARSAVAGFYIPRANGSVTFVPNIQFRTRDIGRAQTGSRYSRSATAQVLDPALSTLLHEYAHHFLIASARHAMPRWLSEGAAEYFSSARFNDDGSVDIGLPNNERAWEISQAAPVSVRQLLDYDLYRENRGNRYTAYYGRAWLLFHYLSFNPQRSGQLVRYWQAVAAGMDSLQAGEQIFGDLDRLESELRDYGRQTSMSGMRFSAERFRIGKVTVTELSDGHAAMMDVIMRSDRGVDDEQAAMVAADARLIAGRYPEDAEVLAALAEAEYDAGNDDAAIAASTRAIAIDPTVTNAYVQQGYALFRKAADAADKEAAYAAAMAPFEALNALEADHTQPLIYYYRSFTYRGIAPPEQARFALERATQLAPFDKALAVEVAAMKAAEGDAVIARYLLAPVAADPHGGRQSRFAQAAIDYLGRLPEGSRADFGALRDQFEAAVDGDGGEDDS from the coding sequence ATGATCCATCGCCTTTTCGCGGTGCTTGCCATTCTGGCGAGTCCGCTGGTCGTTTCATCTCCGGCAAGCGCAGCATGGCACAAGGCCGAAAGCGACCGGTTCGTGATCTATTCCGACAGCCGGGCCGAAGATCTTGAAGGCTTTGCCGAACTGCTCGAGCGGTATCATGTCGCGTTAGAGCTCGAGACCGGGCGCACGGTTCCAGTACCCAGCCCGTCCAACAGGCTGACAATCTACATGGTCGGCACGCGCGATGACCTGCGGGACATCTATGGCGGAGGCGCACGCTCCGCCGTGGCGGGTTTCTACATTCCGCGCGCCAATGGATCGGTTACCTTCGTTCCCAATATCCAGTTCCGCACGCGCGATATCGGACGGGCGCAGACGGGGTCACGCTATTCGCGCAGCGCCACGGCGCAGGTGCTAGACCCGGCGCTGTCGACCTTGCTCCACGAATACGCTCACCATTTCCTGATCGCCTCTGCCCGTCATGCCATGCCGCGCTGGCTGAGCGAAGGTGCAGCGGAATACTTCTCTTCCGCACGCTTCAACGATGATGGATCGGTAGATATCGGCCTGCCTAACAACGAACGCGCCTGGGAAATCAGCCAAGCAGCGCCGGTGTCGGTGCGCCAGTTGCTCGATTACGATCTTTACCGCGAAAACCGGGGCAATCGCTACACCGCCTATTACGGGCGCGCTTGGCTGCTGTTCCACTACCTCAGCTTCAACCCGCAGCGCAGCGGGCAACTGGTGCGCTACTGGCAAGCGGTGGCAGCGGGCATGGACAGCCTTCAGGCAGGTGAGCAGATCTTTGGAGATCTGGACCGGCTGGAAAGCGAGCTGCGCGATTACGGACGCCAGACATCGATGTCGGGAATGCGATTTTCGGCCGAGCGCTTCCGGATCGGCAAGGTCACCGTCACAGAATTAAGCGACGGGCACGCCGCAATGATGGACGTGATCATGCGTTCGGATCGCGGGGTCGATGACGAACAAGCCGCAATGGTCGCTGCCGACGCCCGTTTGATTGCCGGGCGTTACCCTGAGGATGCCGAGGTGCTGGCTGCGCTGGCCGAAGCGGAATACGATGCCGGCAATGACGATGCCGCCATCGCTGCATCCACCCGCGCGATAGCCATCGATCCGACCGTCACCAACGCCTACGTGCAGCAAGGTTACGCGCTGTTCCGCAAGGCGGCAGACGCCGCCGACAAGGAAGCGGCCTATGCCGCCGCGATGGCTCCGTTCGAGGCGCTGAACGCGCTGGAGGCCGATCACACGCAACCGCTGATCTATTACTATCGCAGCTTCACCTACCGCGGGATCGCACCGCCGGAGCAGGCAAGGTTCGCGTTGGAGCGGGCGACCCAGCTCGCGCCTTTCGACAAGGCACTTGCAGTTGAAGTGGCGGCAATGAAAGCAGCTGAAGGCGACGCGGTAATCGCGCGCTATCTGCTCGCGCCGGTCGCAGCCGATCCGCACGGGGGGCGACAAAGTCGCTTTGCACAGGCGGCGATCGACTACCTTGGCAGGCTACCGGAAGGCTCCAGAGCGGATTTCGGCGCGCTGCGCGATCAGTTCGAGGCGGCTGTCGACGGCGATGGGGGCGAGGACGACTCCTGA
- a CDS encoding DUF885 domain-containing protein: MRENHTDFTRRQALIGLGGVSALALVPGCAGAAYDTAANGQPVTLTPDEMLDEIAYAMLRHEPGRATGLGVDTGQYAEWRGTFGAVGEAGRDAYQATLRWALEQARSYPKAGLTPDQQTSFEVVESAFSSALAGVDLPYGDVAVGSWRNAPYLVIQNVGGYIDFPRHFGASQPLRDADDVGFYVSRADEVSAVLDGETDRIKQARGMGLVPPDFLLDKAIAQMETVIAAARESYVGPMEASELAAAQPAVGTLDGIVSGKIVPALERQLAELRTQRGLAKGNPGMWAQPQGDEWYSWATSASTTTSMTPDEIHELGLEELAQLHGRMDPILKEIGYTQGTVGERMQALSQDPRYQFAEGDPGREEIFASIDDRLQWIKGQMPRAFNSLVDPNMEVRRIPITEEAGAPGAYGGAGSKDGSIPGRFWINLRTTDLHRKYDLPDLTFHEAIPGHVWEGEYSNRLPLIRSILAFGAFSEGWALYGEQLADELGAYDDFKVGRLGYLQSLAFRACRLVVDTGLHHKRWSREQARQFFVQRNGSKYEEVASEVDRYCSWPGQACSYKIGHSEIVRLRQTAEARMGSGYDFKAFNTAVILGGNAPLDVVGKTVERYITGA; encoded by the coding sequence GACGAAATCGCCTATGCGATGCTCCGCCATGAACCGGGCCGCGCGACGGGTCTGGGCGTGGACACCGGACAGTATGCGGAATGGCGCGGAACCTTTGGCGCTGTGGGCGAAGCCGGGCGCGATGCCTATCAGGCGACCTTGCGCTGGGCGCTGGAACAGGCCCGCAGCTATCCCAAGGCCGGTCTCACCCCCGATCAGCAAACCAGTTTCGAAGTCGTCGAAAGCGCCTTTTCCAGCGCGCTTGCGGGGGTGGACCTGCCCTATGGCGATGTCGCCGTGGGAAGCTGGCGCAACGCCCCCTACCTCGTGATCCAGAACGTCGGCGGATACATCGATTTCCCGCGCCATTTCGGTGCCAGCCAGCCGCTGCGCGATGCCGATGACGTGGGCTTCTACGTCTCCCGCGCAGATGAAGTCAGCGCGGTGCTCGACGGGGAAACCGACCGGATCAAGCAGGCGCGTGGCATGGGCCTCGTCCCGCCCGACTTCCTGCTCGACAAGGCAATCGCGCAGATGGAGACGGTGATCGCCGCCGCGCGCGAAAGCTATGTCGGCCCGATGGAGGCCAGCGAATTGGCCGCCGCCCAGCCCGCCGTCGGCACACTCGACGGGATCGTGTCGGGCAAGATCGTCCCCGCGCTCGAACGCCAGCTCGCCGAACTGCGCACCCAGCGCGGCCTTGCCAAGGGCAATCCGGGCATGTGGGCGCAGCCGCAGGGCGATGAATGGTACAGCTGGGCCACCAGCGCATCGACCACCACCAGCATGACCCCGGACGAAATCCACGAACTGGGGCTGGAGGAACTGGCACAGCTGCATGGCCGGATGGACCCGATCCTGAAGGAAATCGGCTACACCCAAGGGACGGTGGGCGAACGGATGCAGGCGCTGTCGCAAGACCCGCGCTACCAATTTGCCGAAGGCGATCCGGGACGCGAGGAAATCTTCGCCTCCATCGATGATCGTCTGCAATGGATCAAGGGGCAGATGCCCCGCGCCTTCAACTCGCTGGTCGATCCCAATATGGAAGTCCGCCGCATCCCGATTACCGAGGAAGCGGGCGCACCGGGCGCCTATGGCGGCGCGGGCAGCAAAGACGGATCGATTCCGGGTCGGTTCTGGATCAACCTGCGCACCACCGATCTGCACCGCAAATACGATCTGCCCGATCTCACCTTCCACGAAGCGATCCCCGGACACGTATGGGAAGGCGAATATTCGAACCGCCTGCCGCTGATCCGCTCGATCCTCGCCTTTGGCGCCTTTTCAGAAGGCTGGGCGCTGTATGGGGAGCAGCTCGCAGACGAGCTTGGCGCCTATGACGATTTCAAGGTCGGGCGGCTGGGCTATCTGCAAAGCCTCGCCTTCCGCGCCTGCCGCCTCGTCGTCGACACCGGGCTGCACCACAAACGCTGGAGCCGCGAACAGGCGCGGCAGTTCTTCGTGCAGCGCAACGGCTCCAAATACGAAGAGGTCGCGAGCGAGGTCGATCGCTATTGCAGCTGGCCGGGACAGGCATGCTCCTACAAGATCGGCCATTCCGAGATCGTGCGCCTGCGCCAGACAGCGGAAGCGCGCATGGGCAGCGGCTATGACTTCAAGGCGTTCAACACCGCCGTCATTCTGGGCGGTAACGCCCCGCTCGACGTGGTGGGCAAGACGGTGGAGCGATACATCACCGGGGCGTGA
- a CDS encoding phosphoenolpyruvate carboxykinase — protein sequence MIPLAHSLAAQGIETRADVHPNLGTSALIEAALASNEGSLSKHGALVVQTGAKTGRSAKDKFIVRDAETENTVWWGKVNVSMTPDHFAALKADFMAALAQKDTLYVADLFGGSQPEHRVNVRVINELAWHNLFIRTLLVRPTAEELGSFAPEYTIIDLPSFKADPARHGTNSETVIAVNLSEKLILIGGTRYAGEMKKSVFGILNYLLPTKGVMPMHCSANISADGKTAVFFGLSGTGKTTLSADASRTLIGDDEHGWSDTAVFNFEGGCYAKMIRLSEEAEPEIYATTRRFGTVLENVVMDPVTRELDLDDNTLAENTRGAYPIDFIPNTSKDNLGPVPSNVVMLTADAFGVLPPIARLTPEQAMYHFLSGYTAKVAGTEIGVTEPEATFSTCFGAPFMPRHPSVYGNLLKERIAKGGVQCWLLNTGWTGGKYGVGHRMPIKATRALLNAALDGDLDGVEFRADPNFGFDVPVHVPVLAEAGIDQTILDPRSTWADKAEYDATAQKLVQLFIDNFAEFEAHVDEGVRKAAPVAA from the coding sequence TTGATCCCCCTCGCCCATTCGCTTGCAGCCCAGGGCATCGAAACCCGGGCTGACGTTCACCCCAATCTCGGCACGTCGGCGCTGATCGAAGCTGCTCTCGCTTCGAACGAAGGTTCGCTTTCAAAGCACGGTGCGCTTGTGGTGCAAACCGGCGCAAAGACCGGCCGCAGCGCCAAGGACAAGTTCATTGTCCGCGATGCCGAAACCGAGAACACCGTGTGGTGGGGCAAGGTCAACGTTTCGATGACGCCGGATCACTTCGCCGCGCTCAAGGCCGATTTCATGGCCGCGCTGGCGCAAAAGGACACGCTTTATGTCGCGGATCTGTTCGGCGGGTCGCAGCCCGAACACCGCGTCAACGTGCGCGTGATCAACGAGCTGGCATGGCACAATCTGTTCATCCGCACCCTGCTGGTGCGTCCGACGGCCGAGGAACTGGGTTCCTTCGCGCCCGAATACACCATCATCGACCTGCCCAGCTTCAAGGCTGATCCGGCACGCCACGGCACCAACAGCGAAACCGTGATCGCGGTGAACCTGTCGGAAAAGCTGATCCTGATCGGCGGCACGCGTTACGCGGGCGAGATGAAGAAGAGCGTTTTCGGCATTCTCAATTACCTGCTGCCGACCAAGGGCGTGATGCCGATGCACTGTTCGGCCAACATCAGCGCCGATGGCAAGACGGCTGTGTTCTTCGGCCTGTCGGGTACGGGCAAGACGACGCTTTCGGCCGATGCCTCGCGCACGCTCATCGGCGATGACGAGCACGGCTGGTCGGACACGGCGGTCTTCAACTTTGAAGGCGGCTGCTATGCCAAGATGATCCGCCTGTCCGAAGAGGCGGAGCCGGAAATCTACGCCACCACCCGCCGTTTCGGCACGGTGCTGGAAAACGTGGTGATGGACCCTGTCACGCGCGAGCTTGATCTGGATGACAACACGCTCGCCGAAAACACCCGCGGGGCCTATCCGATCGATTTCATCCCGAACACGAGCAAGGACAACCTTGGCCCGGTGCCGTCCAACGTCGTGATGCTGACCGCCGATGCATTCGGCGTGCTGCCTCCGATCGCGCGGCTGACCCCGGAACAGGCGATGTATCACTTCCTGTCGGGCTACACCGCCAAGGTCGCAGGGACCGAGATCGGCGTGACCGAGCCTGAGGCGACCTTCAGCACCTGTTTCGGTGCACCCTTCATGCCCCGCCATCCGAGCGTTTACGGCAATCTGCTGAAAGAGCGCATCGCCAAGGGCGGGGTGCAGTGCTGGCTGCTCAACACCGGCTGGACCGGCGGGAAATACGGCGTCGGCCACCGCATGCCGATCAAGGCGACACGCGCTCTGCTGAACGCCGCGCTTGACGGTGATCTGGATGGCGTCGAATTCCGCGCCGATCCCAACTTCGGTTTCGATGTGCCGGTGCATGTGCCGGTGCTGGCTGAGGCTGGCATTGACCAGACCATCCTCGATCCGCGCAGCACCTGGGCGGACAAGGCCGAATATGACGCGACCGCGCAGAAGCTGGTGCAGTTGTTCATCGACAATTTCGCCGAGTTCGAGGCGCATGTCGACGAAGGCGTACGCAAGGCTGCTCCGGTCGCCGCCTGA